The following are from one region of the Candidatus Thermoplasmatota archaeon genome:
- a CDS encoding O-acetylhomoserine aminocarboxypropyltransferase/cysteine synthase produces the protein MSEKKLETICLHEGQETADKATGARAVPIYLTTSYVFKSPEHAANLFALKEFGNIYTRIMNPTTDVFERRVAAIEGGSGALAVSSGQAATTFGLLNLTQVGDEVLSANNLYGGTYQLFHYTFPKLGRSVKFVESTDPSAFEEGITEKTRALFAETIGNPKLDVPDFERLAKIAHNAGIPLVVDNTVTVGIARPIDHGADVLLNSATKVIGGHGTSIGGVIVDSGKFDWSNGKFPELTEPDPSYHGLKFWETFGNFPGLGNVAYIIKARVQWLRDAGPALSPFNAFQFLQGLETLPLRQERHSENALKTAKFLRDHPKVAWVNYPGLKEHPSHKLATKYLKGKYGALVGFGIKGGLEAGKNFIRSVKLFSHLANVIDAKSLVIHPASTTHSQLTAEEQLETGVTEDFIRLSVGLENIEDILEDIDQALEKSAKG, from the coding sequence ATGAGCGAGAAAAAACTGGAAACAATATGCTTGCATGAGGGCCAGGAGACGGCGGACAAAGCGACGGGAGCGCGAGCCGTGCCGATCTACTTGACGACATCGTATGTCTTCAAGAGTCCGGAACATGCGGCCAATCTATTTGCGCTGAAGGAGTTCGGCAACATCTACACGCGGATCATGAATCCGACCACCGACGTCTTCGAGCGAAGAGTCGCGGCGATCGAAGGAGGATCGGGCGCATTGGCGGTATCTTCGGGACAGGCAGCAACGACTTTTGGACTGCTGAACCTGACGCAGGTTGGCGACGAGGTGCTGTCGGCGAACAACCTGTACGGCGGGACATATCAGCTGTTCCATTATACCTTCCCGAAGCTCGGAAGGAGCGTCAAGTTCGTCGAATCCACGGACCCGAGCGCTTTTGAGGAGGGTATCACGGAGAAGACGAGAGCCCTCTTCGCGGAGACTATCGGCAATCCCAAGCTGGATGTTCCGGACTTTGAGCGACTAGCCAAGATCGCCCATAATGCCGGAATCCCGCTGGTTGTGGATAATACGGTGACCGTTGGAATCGCTCGTCCAATCGATCACGGCGCGGATGTGCTCCTGAATTCGGCAACGAAGGTCATCGGGGGACACGGGACCTCGATCGGGGGTGTGATAGTCGACTCAGGGAAATTCGATTGGAGCAATGGCAAATTCCCGGAACTCACCGAGCCGGATCCTAGCTACCACGGGCTGAAGTTCTGGGAGACTTTCGGCAACTTCCCGGGCCTTGGAAATGTCGCATACATCATCAAGGCGCGGGTGCAGTGGCTGAGAGATGCGGGACCTGCGCTGAGCCCCTTCAACGCCTTCCAGTTCCTGCAGGGCCTCGAGACCCTGCCGCTCAGACAGGAGAGGCATTCCGAGAATGCCCTCAAGACGGCGAAGTTCCTCAGAGATCATCCGAAGGTCGCCTGGGTCAATTATCCGGGATTAAAGGAGCATCCAAGCCACAAGCTTGCCACCAAATATCTCAAAGGAAAGTATGGGGCGCTTGTCGGTTTCGGCATCAAAGGCGGACTCGAAGCAGGAAAGAATTTCATCCGCTCGGTGAAGCTGTTCTCGCATCTCGCGAACGTAATTGACGCGAAAAGCCTTGTCATACATCCAGCGTCAACGACGCACTCGCAGCTTACGGCGGAGGAGCAGCTGGAGACAGGAGTGACCGAGGACTTCATCCGGCTGTCAGTGGGGCTGGAGAACATTGAGGACATACTGGAAGACATTGACCAGGCTCTCGAAAAGTCGGCCAAAGGGTGA
- a CDS encoding prenyltransferase produces MDGQNLRATSAGAEEPASFGKRVKIWLLELRVPFFTAAIVPVFFGAALVYWERGIFDLVLLLVTMAGTVSLHAGTNMINDYFDYKNGGDAMNRARTQFNGGTPFLISGILDPKKVFVAALTGFGIGAAIGLYLAWTISWWILPVGIAGGLMGFLYIAPKVNLAGRGVGEIAVGLGFGPLVVLGTFIVLTGDISVLAFLAGVPIGLLIALVLYINQFPDMEADASVGKRHWVVRLGRKRASVGYPIILCAAYGWAAIAVLFSVLPALVLLFFLTIPLAIKASKIVLANPDHVSALLPAQAMTVQIHLFGGLLLTAGIAISGFLS; encoded by the coding sequence ATGGACGGACAGAACCTACGAGCCACCTCGGCCGGGGCAGAGGAACCTGCTTCGTTTGGAAAGAGAGTGAAGATCTGGCTGCTCGAACTCAGAGTTCCCTTCTTCACGGCAGCCATAGTGCCAGTGTTCTTCGGCGCCGCTCTCGTGTACTGGGAGAGGGGGATTTTCGATCTCGTCCTGCTCCTAGTGACGATGGCGGGGACTGTGTCTCTGCACGCAGGAACCAACATGATCAACGACTATTTCGACTACAAGAATGGGGGGGACGCAATGAACCGCGCGAGGACGCAGTTCAACGGTGGGACTCCTTTCCTGATAAGCGGGATTCTCGATCCGAAGAAGGTCTTTGTGGCCGCCCTGACCGGCTTTGGCATAGGTGCCGCGATAGGCCTCTACCTGGCATGGACTATCAGTTGGTGGATCCTGCCCGTCGGGATTGCCGGCGGGCTCATGGGCTTCTTGTACATCGCCCCAAAGGTGAACCTTGCTGGACGCGGCGTGGGCGAGATCGCGGTAGGTCTTGGGTTCGGCCCTCTCGTGGTCCTCGGCACATTTATCGTGCTCACTGGAGACATCAGCGTTCTCGCATTTCTTGCCGGGGTACCAATCGGCCTCCTCATCGCCCTGGTTCTCTACATCAACCAGTTCCCGGACATGGAAGCAGACGCGAGCGTGGGGAAGCGCCACTGGGTCGTGAGGCTCGGGAGGAAGAGAGCGTCAGTCGGATATCCGATCATACTGTGCGCGGCGTATGGATGGGCTGCCATAGCGGTCCTCTTCTCTGTGTTGCCAGCTCTTGTCCTGCTGTTCTTCCTCACGATCCCGCTGGCTATCAAGGCCTCGAAGATAGTTCTTGCCAACCCAGATCACGTCAGCGCGCTGCTGCCTGCGCAGGCCATGACCGTTCAAATCCATCTGTTTGGCGGTCTGCTCCTAACGGCAGGCATCGCGATATCGGGGTTCCTATCCTGA